A DNA window from Hydractinia symbiolongicarpus strain clone_291-10 chromosome 6, HSymV2.1, whole genome shotgun sequence contains the following coding sequences:
- the LOC130647800 gene encoding hatching enzyme 1.2-like, translating into MDDILTVNNENPDFELLYGDERLTQQQMLDMMENDIGHKRKRRALTKRSRGLRWPNNEFHYTLSNDFSFAQKTTIRNAINIIASRTCIRFMEHSIGSAPTAHVAMFPGSGCWSFIGRTGRKQDLSLQSNGCVFSGIIIHEVIHALGVYHEQSRADRDQFVTINLQNVQPGLEHNFNRHDTDSLGVPYDPKSVMHYGNRAFSNGNGPTIVWKQDPSLILGGQVLTEKDVLQLNLFYECSNPVSTTTTTTTTTTTAPTTRTTRPTTVTTQPTTTTTTTTRPTTTTTRPTTTTTTTTRPTTTTTRSTTTTTRPTTTTTRPTTTTTTITRPTTTTTRPTTTTTSTTTSTTTTRPTTKTTTLTTKPLTTTTTTTTRSTSPPTGGKNPCVVYCFIV; encoded by the exons ATGGATGATATATTGACTGTCAACAACGAAAATCCAGATTTTGAATTACTGTATGGAGACGAAAGATTAACACAGCAACAAATGCTGGACATGATGGAGAATGACATTGgacacaaaagaaaaagaagagccTTAACGAAACGAAGTAGAGGTTTAAGATGGCCGAACAACGAATTCCATTACACATTATCCAACGATTTCT CGTTTGCACAGAAAACAACCATCCGAAATGCGATTAATATTATTGCCTCCAGAACTTGCATACGTTTTATGGAACATTCCATCGGAAGTGCACCAACTGCTCATGTTGCGATGTTTCCTGGTTCTGG ATGTTGGTCTTTCATTGGACGTACTGGTAGAAAGCAAGATCTTTCACTTCAAAGCAACGGATGCGTTTTCTCAGGAATTATTATACACGAAGTAATTCACGCACTTGGAGTTTATCATGAACAATCAAGAGCTGATCGAGATCAATTTGTTACCATTAACCTTCAAAATGTACAACCTG GCTTAGAACATAACTTTAACAGACATGACACGGACAGTTTGGGTGTGCCGTACGACCCTAAATCAGTGATGCACTACGGCAA TCGTGCCTTCTCCAACGGTAACGGTCCAACGATTGTTTGGAAACAAGATCCTTCTTTAATACTTGGTGGACAAGTTTTGACAGAGAAAGATGTTCtacaattaaatttattttatgaatGCTCAAATCCTGTTTCTACCACCACTACAACCACTACAACCACGACCACTGCACCAACAACCAGAACCACTCGACCAACCACTGTAACCACTCAACCAACCACCACAACTACCACAACCACTCGACCAACCACCACAACCACTCGACCAACCACCACAACTACCACAACCACTCGACCAACCACCACAACCACTCGATCAACCACCACAACCACTCGACCAACCACCACAACCACTCGACCAACCACCACAACTACCACAATCACTCGACCAACCACTACAACGACACGACCAACCACTACTACAACTTCGACTACAACATCTACCACAACCACCAGACCTACTACAAAAACTACAACGCTGACCACTAAGCCCTTAACTACTACAACTACTACCACGACTCGATCAACAAGCCCTCCGACTGGAGGTAAGAATCCTTGTGTTGTGTATTGCTTTATAGTCTAA
- the LOC130648028 gene encoding zinc metalloproteinase nas-14-like, whose translation MKLLLVLLIAVNIPDISSIPTHLKQESAAMDDILTVNNENPDFELLYGDERLTQQQMLDMMENDIGHKRKRRALTKRSRGLRWPNNEFHYTLSNDFSFEQKTTIRNAINIIASSTCIRFMEHSIGSAPTAHVAMFPGSGCWSFIGRTGRKQDLSLQSNGCVFSGIIIHEVIHALGVYHEQSRADRDQFVTINVQNVQPGLEHNFNRHDTDSLGVSYDPKSVMHYGNRAFSNGNGPTIVWKQDPSLILGGQVLTEKDVLQLNLFYECSNPVTTTTTTTTTAPTTTTTQPTTQPTTTTTTTTRPTTTTTTTTRPTTTTTTTTRPTTTTTTTTRPTTTTTTTTRPTTTTTKPTTTTTSTTTSTRTTSPTTKTATTTKPLTTTTTTTTRSTSPPTGVCGDSSYYCISVQFKKSKLCGLYGNVCRRTCGLCTGPDSEMCLNHSDKAGQWYCKWRVQYGACQHRYNWYRLRVKKSCARSCCERGELYTLPGV comes from the exons ATGAAGCTTCTACTAGTGTTGTTGATTGCAGTAAACATTCCTG ACATTTCGAGTATACCTACTCATTTAAAACAAGAGAGTGCTGCTATGGATGATATATTGACTGTCAACAACGAAAATCCAGATTTTGAATTACTGTATGGAGACGAAAGATTAACACAGCAACAAATGCTGGACATGATGGAGAATGACATTGgacacaaaagaaaaagaagagccTTAACGAAACGAAGTAGAGGTTTAAGATGGCCGAACAACGAATTCCATTACACATTATCCAACGATTTCT CGTTTGAACAGAAAACAACCATCCGAAATGCGATTAATATTATTGCCTCCAGCACTTGCATACGTTTTATGGAACATTCGATCGGAAGTGCACCAACTGCTCATGTTGCGATGTTTCCTGGTTCTGG ATGTTGGTCTTTCATTGGACGTACTGGTAGAAAGCAAGATCTTTCACTTCAAAGCAACGGATGCGTTTTCTCAGGAATTATTATACACGAAGTAATTCACGCACTTGGAGTTTATCATGAACAATCAAGAGCTGATCGAGATCAATTCGTTACAATTAACGTTCAAAATGTACAACCTG GTTTAGAACATAACTTTAACAGACATGACACGGACAGTTTGGGTGTGTCGTACGACCCTAAATCAGTGATGCACTACGGCAA TCGTGCCTTCTCCAACGGTAACGGTCCAACGATTGTTTGGAAACAAGATCCTTCTTTGATACTTGGTGGACAAGTTTTGACAGAGAAAGATGTTCtacaattaaatttattttatgaatGCTCAAATCCTGTTACGACCACCACTACAACCACGACCACTGCACCAACCACCACAACCACTCAACCAACCACTCAACCAACCACCACAACTACCACAACCACTCGACCAACCACTACAACTACCACAACCACTCGACCAACCACCACAACTACCACAACCACTCGACCAACCACCACTACTACCACAACCACTCGACCAACCACCACAACTACCACAACCACTCGACCAACCACTACAACGACAAAACCAACCACTACTACAACTTCGACTACAACATCTACCAGAACCACCAGTCCTACTACTAAAACTGCAACGACCACTAAGCCCTTAACAACTACAACTACTACCACGACTCGATCAACAAGCCCTCCGACTGGAG TATGCGGAGATTCATCATATTATTGCATCTCtgttcaatttaaaaaatctaaactATGCGGATTGTACGGTAACGTGTGCCGTCGCACCTGTGGCTTGTGCACTGGTCCTGATAGCGAAATGTGCTTAAACCATAGCGACAAAGCAGGCCAATGGTATTGCAAATGGAGAGTTCAATACGGAGCTTGTCAACACCGATACAACTGGTACCGTTTACGTGTGAAGAAAAGTTGTGCTCGAAGCTGCTGTGAACGTGGTGAATTATACACACTTCCTGgagtgtaa